A genomic segment from Coregonus clupeaformis isolate EN_2021a unplaced genomic scaffold, ASM2061545v1 scaf1815, whole genome shotgun sequence encodes:
- the LOC123487709 gene encoding uncharacterized protein LOC123487709, with translation MKYFTVETGSTLSSHIQFMRQLNTTRCFTEVKSPVESDVIMAFCPIVSCLGSDIEAALQQIPTGKDVILVVLHHTFSPDFTVPDSSRLVTRSDVIITVDCLFHESQGGLLDCPRNDAAVRTILKRLNIQPKIGAEEWISIPEQGNRRTGHPGILAVIQSIIMVYQINDKTRHRQSCASSGRHFKKRKIEVKFNDGVCHNRAVKQKSLFSFQWPVSSVYSYICGVLSYVKRRFWDNN, from the exons ATGAAATACTTCACAGTTGAGACTGGCAGTACTTTGAGTTCTCATATTCAGTTTATGAGACAACTCAACACCACAAGATGTTTTACGGAAGTCAAGTCTCCAGTGGAGAGTGATGTCATCATGGCTTTCTGTCCCATCGTCTCCTGTCTTGGGAGTGATATTGAAGCAGCACTGCAACAGATTCCAA CTGGTAAAGATGTCATTCTGGTAGTGCTGCATCACACCTTCAGCCCAGACTTCACTGTACCTGACAGCAGCAGACTAGTGACCAGAAGTGATGTAATAATCACAGTGGACTGTCTGTTCCATGAGAGCCAGGGAGGACTACTGGACTGTCCTCGTAATGATGCAGCAGTCAGGACTATTCTGAAGAGGCTGAACATACAGCCAAAG ATTGGAGCTGAAGAATGGATCAGTATCCCTGAGCAGGGTAACAGGCGG ACCGGACATCCTGGCATTCTAGCTGTGATTCAGAGCATTATAATGGTTTATCAAATCAATGATAAAACTAGACATCGTCAATCATGTGCCTCTTCGGGGCGAcactttaaaaaaagaaaaatagaaGTCAAATTTAATGATGGTGTCTGTCATAATCGAGCTGTTAAACAAAAGTCATTATTCTCTTTTCAGTGGCCAGTGTCTTCAGTCTACAGCTACATCTGTGGAGTGCTTTCATATGTGAAGCGGCGCTTCTGGGACAATAATTAG